ACGTACCGGGTGCCGTACGGGGAGATCCGGAAGGCGAGCCTGGATGTGACGCAGGAAGAACTCTTCGGGAAGGGAAAGAAAAAGCGATGATCCTGGACGTGGGACAGATCATTGCCCAGCTGGGCAAGGAAAAAGGGATCGACAAGGCCGTCATCATCGACGCGATCAAGGAAGCCCTCGAGACCGCCGCGCGAAAGAAGTACGGGATGAACAAGATCCTCGAGGCGACCTACGATCCCGACACCGGGGAGTTCGAGATCCTGTCGTTCCGCACGGCGGCGGAGACGGTCGTCGACCCCGAGGCGCAGATGACCCTCGATGAGGCGCAGGTCCTCGACCCCGAGGCGCAGGTTGGCGACAGCCTCGGCGAGCGGCTGAGCACCAAGGACCTGGGGCGGATCGCCGCCCAGACGGCGCGCCAGATCATCATGCAGAAGGTGAAGGATGCGGAGCGCGAGGTCATCTACAACGAGTTCATCGGCCGGAAGGGGGAGATCCTGAACGGCATCGTGCAGAGGTACGAGCGCGACTGCCTCGTCATCGACCTCGGGAAGACCGAGGCGATCATGCCCCCGTCGGAACAGATTCCCCGCGAGCGGTACCGCCAGGGGGACCGGGTCCGGGCCTATATCAAGGATGTCACCAAGACTTCCCGGGGTCCGGAGATCCTTCTCTCCCGGGCCGACCCGAGGGTGATCCTCAAGCTCTTCGAACAGGAGGTTCCCGAGGTCTACGAGGGGGTGGTCTCCATCCTCAGCGTGGCGAGGGAGCCCGGCTTCCGAACCAAGATCGCCGTGCGCTCCAGGGACCGGGACGTCGACCCCGTGGGCGCGTGCGTCGGCATGAAGGGGTCCCGCGTGCAGAGCGTCGTGCAGGAACTTCGCGGCGAGCGCATCGACATCATCGCCTGGGACGAGGACCCCGCCCGGTTCGTCTGCAACGCCCTTCAGCCGGCCGAGATCATCCGGGTGCTCGTGAACGAGTCCGGGAAGAGCATGGAGGTGATCGTTCCCGAGGAGCAGCTGCTTCTCGCCATCGGAAAGCGGGGGCAGAACGTGAAGCTCGCCTCCAAGCTGGTCGGCTGGCACATCGAGGTCCGGGCCGAGGGGCAAGGCGAGGACGCCCTGAAGCGGGCGGAGGGGTTGTTCACGAAGAAGCCGGAAGACATCCCCGCGGAGGTCCCGCCGCCCGAAGGCGAGCCCTCCGAAGCGTCCGCTGTGGAGAGTGAGGCGGGCGCGAAGGAGGGTACGGATGTTGGCGCGAAGGAGGGCGAGTCCTCCGAAGCCCCTCCAGCGGAAGGCATGCCCTCCGAAG
The Deltaproteobacteria bacterium DNA segment above includes these coding regions:
- the nusA gene encoding transcription termination factor NusA, which produces MILDVGQIIAQLGKEKGIDKAVIIDAIKEALETAARKKYGMNKILEATYDPDTGEFEILSFRTAAETVVDPEAQMTLDEAQVLDPEAQVGDSLGERLSTKDLGRIAAQTARQIIMQKVKDAEREVIYNEFIGRKGEILNGIVQRYERDCLVIDLGKTEAIMPPSEQIPRERYRQGDRVRAYIKDVTKTSRGPEILLSRADPRVILKLFEQEVPEVYEGVVSILSVAREPGFRTKIAVRSRDRDVDPVGACVGMKGSRVQSVVQELRGERIDIIAWDEDPARFVCNALQPAEIIRVLVNESGKSMEVIVPEEQLLLAIGKRGQNVKLASKLVGWHIEVRAEGQGEDALKRAEGLFTKKPEDIPAEVPPPEGEPSEASAVESEAGAKEGTDVGAKEGESSEAPPAEGMPSEASAVESEAGAKEGTDVDAKAGDPPKE